The window GGGTCAAAAATAAAAACGGGGAAGATCGCTGGGTTAAGGATACCGGCAGAGTCGTCCGTATAAATGAAAAAGACTATATTCAGGGAACTATTGTCGATATCACAGAAAAGAAAACCATTGAGGCCCATCTTCACCATGCCCAGAAAATGGAAGCTATCGGTTCATTGGCCGGCGGGATTGCCCATGATTTTAATAACATTCTGTCAGGGATGATGGGGTACGCTCAACTGGCTCAAAACAATTTGAAGAATACGGAAAAGGTCGAAGAATACTTAAAACGTGTGGTATCGGGTGCCCAAAGGGCCTCGGAAATTGTCCAGCAGATTCTAACTTTCAGCAGGCAGGCAGAATACAAAAAGCAGCCCATCAACATGGGCCACGAGGTTACGGAATCATTAAAACTTTTAAAGGCCTCAATCCCGGCCATTGTTGATTTAATAGCAAAAATAGAATCCAATGCCTGGATTTCAGGCGATTCAACAAAAATTCACCAGGTCGTCATGAATCTTTGTACCAATGGATACCATGCCATGAAAGAAACAGGTGGCTCATTACACATATCATTGGACGATATCATCGTTTCTGAACAAACAAGATTCAAAAATAAACCTATGCCGCCTGGGAACTTTGTTCGTCTTACAGTCACTGATACGGGCCATGGAATGGATCACAGGACTTTGGCACAGGTCATGGAACCATATTTTACGACTAAGGAGACAGGTCAGGGAACGGGTTTGGGACTATCCCTGGTAAAAGCAATTGTAGATGAGCATGACGGATTTATAGACATCCACAGTAAGATCAATAAAGGCACGACGGTTCATGTATTCTTTCCAGCCATTTCTCATCAGAACAATTTTCGCCAGCACACAAAAAAAATAATAGATAAGTCGTTATCAAAGGGCAATGAAAGGATAATGGTTGTAGATGATGAAGAGGCCATCAGAAGTTTACTGAAAATTTTGTTAGAAAAGTATGGATACCAGGTTACTCTTTTTCAAAACGGGTCTGATGCATTAGAAGCATTTAGGTTAGATCCTGGGCGTTATGATTTAATTGTAACGGATATGACCATGCCTAAACTTTCTGGCATCGAACTGTCTAAAGCTGTATTAAAGATAAAATCGGGCTTACCCATAATCATGTGTACTGGCTATAATGATAATTTTACAGAAAACAATGGCCTCCAAATTGGAATAAGAACAATTCTTCAGAAACCTTTTGATAATGCTAAGTTGGTTTATGAAATCCAGGAAATTTTTCGGCCCGCCTGAATTGAAGAGGCATTACCGCCGAGGGAGCGAAAAAATCGGAGCAGAGAAATGAATCATTGCTTTGATTCAAAGAAAACATATGATCCACATACCTTGGTTCTAAATTTAGATAATGGACCAGAAAATAACAGTCGGAGAAGCCAATTTATAAATCGTTTGGTTACCTTTTCTCAGAAGAATTCCGAGAGCATTAGCTTAGCTTATTATCCACCATATCACTGTAAATACAATCCTGTAGAAAGAGTTTGGGGCCGATTGGAACAACATTGGAATGGAGAACTTCTGGACAAGGTAGAAAAAATTTAGGATTAGCGAAAACAATGACCTGGAAAGGCTGGCACCCTGTTGTAACCTTCGTGAAAAAAATTTATAAAAAAGGTGTAGTCTGACAAAACAGGCCATGCGGGTTATAGAAAGTCAAACCTTTAAAACAATGGCAATTCAATCACACTTTAAAAATGGGAGACGTCCTATGAGTGAGCAGGGAATATTGCTTGAGTCAGGCACCAACGAACTGGAGTTGCTCGCTGTCCTGATAAATGACCAGCCTTTCGGGATTAACGTTGCCAAGGTCCAGTCTATTCAACAATATGACCAAAAATCAATAGCCATTCTGCCCAATAAGGTGCCAGGCGTTCTTGGCATGCTGCTTTACAGGAATAAGACGATTCCTGTGATGGATTTAGCACAGATACTTGATATTGAGGAGACCATTGAATATGAAAGAGAAATTGTTGTTGTCACTGAATTTAATAATTCTGTAAATGGTTTCAAGGTTAGTGGTGTAAGACGTATATATCGGATATCCTGGAAAGACCTTGTACCACTCGACCAGACCATCGGGGATACAAATTGTTTTACCGGGTCAGTAAGCATTGAAGGTGATCAGATATTGGTCGTTGATCTTGAGCATATTCTGTCAACTATTTTTCCAGATCTTATCATTGAAGATGTCAGTGAAGAGAATCTTATAAAAAATGAACGTATTACAAGAGATCAGCTCCAAATTATTTTTACAGATGACTCATCGACGATACGAACGGGTGTGTCACGTGCTCTGAAATCAGCAGGGTTCTCAAACATTACGGAATTTGAAAATGGTTTTCAAACGCTTCAACATTTAGAAATGAATTTTGGAAACGGTGAACAGGACTTAAGTAAAGTTGTTCTTATAAGTGATATAGAAATGCCCCAAATGGATGGACTGACTTTATGTAAAAATGTGAAACAAAATTCAAACCTCAAAAACATTTTTACCATCATGTTTTCAAGTTTAATTAACAAACAGATGATTGCAAAGTGTAATGCGGTAAAAGCTGATAATTATGTCACCAAACCAGAAACCAACCAGCTGATTCAATTGCTGGATGAACTATGTATCGGTTCTGCAGATTAGTAAATGTATAATCTTTACCTTTTTAAAGGAGGCCCATGGATTTTTCAAAAGTTGTGACACAAAGACGCGCCGTGAACTTTTTTGACCCGAACAAAGATGTCCCGGATACCCTTTTGAGGCAAGTCATCAATATGGCGGCTCTCACCCCATCAAGTTTTAACCTGCAACCCTGGCAACTGATTGCGTTGAGAGATGAAAAAGACAAACTCCGTCTTCAAAAACTGGCCATGAACCAGCCCAAGGTAAGTGAGGCTCCGGTCACCCTGATTGTCCTGGCGGACCGTAGCGGATACAAGGACGAAAACCCCTTTGTGGAAAGGGCTTTTCATGAAATGATCAAAGCGGGAAGTGTCACGGAGAGCAGCAGGGCATGGTTCAGCAAGGCCCGTGGCAGCCTGTATGGAAAAAGCATGGAATCGGAAATGGCGTTTGCCTGTAAAAACACAGGTTTTTTTGCCATGGCTCTGATGCTGGCGGCTAAAAGCCTTGGATTGGATACCCACCCCATGGACGGGTTTGATCACGACGGAGTGAAAAAAGAATTCAACATCCCCGACCGGTACTGGATTCCCCTGTTGATTGCCGTGGGATATTTTGATGAGTCCAAAGACCTGGCAGCACCTAAATGGCGCAAAACAGCCGACGAAATTCTGGTGAGGTTCGATGAGTTATAAATTGACAAGGTAAGGTAAGAGATCAAGTTGTCTTGGTATTGATCAGGTTAGGGAATCCGGGTGGCGTCGAATCGCCAGCTTTCCATGCCGATGGGGTACCAGGGGCCTCCGAAGCCGTTGTTGCCCATGTAGGTGATGGAGGTTCCACCGCTGATCACGTTCTCGGACCTGACGAGGATTGTGACCTCGTATTTGGCGCCCAGGTTGGGCATGTTCCTTATGTTGGGCACCTCCAGCTCGAACATCCAGGCCCCCAGGGGAAACTCCTGGGTTTTTGGAACGAACCTCCCGCTGATGGAGCCGTTCGGCGTGGTCAATGTCGCCGACGCTCCCTGCTGGACAATGCTCCAGATTTCCTGTTTCGTGTGGCCCGGCTTGACCAGGTCATTGGGATGGGACATGGCGATCAAAACGGCCTGAACATTCCACTTTCCGCCAATGGACGCCGTCGCCATAGCGGCAAAACCCGGCATCAACACAAACATCACCGCCCACAGACACGCTTTTTTCATCCGTCCCCTCCTCATTGAAAAATGCCGGAGTTGTTTGATCATTTATTTGATATAGGATAACACATAAAAATTTAAGAACGGGGGGCTTGATCTGGCCCCCCCCCCCGGCGTAAACGGCATTATGCCCTCTTGGTTAATCTTCGTTGTTAATACGAACTTTCATTGCTTTTACACCCCGCCTCTTCTTCATCTATTTGACGGGCATACTCAGCGATCTCCTCCAGGAGCCCTGTAATCTGCTTTAAAGAACTGATTACGGCTTCTTCTCCATGATCCAATGACATTCGACGAGTGATTTTTTCTAAAAGCTTGTTGTACCCATTGATGCCTCCACCCATTGATTCTGAATTTGTGGCGTGGATTGCAAGGTCGATAACCGTGGACACTTCGTCCTCATTCATCTGGTCGGGATAAGTGGTTTTCTGCTCTGTCTTTAAATTGTTAAAAAAGGCCATGATGTTGGGGTAAAAATCGTTTTGCATCGTTAATCCTCCAGTGCAATGGGTGTTACGTCAATAATTTCTTCACCAGTGAAAAGGTCCAACAGCTTTTCATCGGCCACTTTATTATCACGCTCTTTCTTATTTTCAAAAATATCTTCAATCAGGATTTTTCTTCGCTTTTCAGCACCGCCACGGATGATAATATCCATGTAAACTGATAACAAGATCGCCCGGTTATGTAAAGCCGTATTAGAATTTTTTAAGCCATCACGCCACCCATCAAGAAGCAAGCAACAACAGAAGTAAGATTGCTGTGATGAGCCCCAAAGCCTTACTTTTTTTTGAAAGATCAGCCCGATAATACAGGATGTTTTCTTCCAGTCGGTTAAGTGGCAAATCAAAGATCGGCAGATCCCGGCGTTGGCTTTTCAGCTTTCGGCTCAAATTCGTTGTTGCATTGATGTGATTTTCTGTTTTCAAAATATGTATTGACATGATGCACACGATGGGGTTTTTAAAAGCTGAATAAGGGTTTTCAAAGCCTTTGTCTGAATTCTATCTTTTCTATAAATAAAAACCGTTGATGTGTGACCTAATTTTTTTGAAATTCGATGGGTTCTGACGGAATTTTTCCAGTTGAGTTTTGAAACAATTGAATAGGGAAATAACGTAATTCCCATCCCAACATTTACAAAACCCAGAATTCCTTCAAGTGTACCTAATTCCATAACATTTCCTGGAATGACGCCGTTTTCACGTGCCCAGGTTTCTAACACGCCCCGGTAAGAACATCCTCTTCTAAATACCAAGAAAGTTGGGCGATCCAATTTCGATAAAGATTTTATCTTTTGTTCGGTAATTACCACGAGTTCTTCCTCAAATGCAGGATGTTGCACTATATCTGAATGATCAATGGGACCCGCCACAAAGGCACCATCAAGTTTGTAATCCAAAACCTTTTTTACAAGCTCTTCTGTGGTGCCTGTTTTAATACATAGGTCAACCTCAGGATATACCTGATGGTATTCAGAAAACAAGGAAGGAAGTCTGACAGCTGCAGTTGATTCCATTGTGCCTATTAATAAGGGACCTTTTGCGGAGTCATCATCTCCAACTGCACGGACAGCGTTATCGATTAATCGTACGGCATTTTTAGCATAACCTATTAAAATTTCACCTTTTGCTGTTAGTTCAACACCCCGGTGTCTCCTATAAAATAAGGAAACACCAAGTTCATCTTCAAGCTGGCGAACTCTTGCTGTAACGTTGGATTGGGCACAGTTTAATTTGGATGCAGCGTTTGAGATGCTGCCTTCTTCAGCTACTGTTTTGAAAATTTTTAACCCCCATATATCCATGTTTTTTTCCTAATGATATCATTATTTGTGATGCCAGAGTTCATTTTTAAATATTTGAAATAATAATACCTGTTTGGTAGCTTCTAAGTCAATACGCTGATTTTGAGGATTATTTTTATTATGAATATGGGAAAAAACAACCATACATTAATAATATTAAGTGGTTTCTTGGCTCTTGTTGTTGCTATGGGGATTGGTCGCTTTGTCTACACACCCTTATTACCTGAAATGCAAGAACAATTTCATTTTAA is drawn from uncultured Desulfobacter sp. and contains these coding sequences:
- a CDS encoding chemotaxis protein, translated to MSEQGILLESGTNELELLAVLINDQPFGINVAKVQSIQQYDQKSIAILPNKVPGVLGMLLYRNKTIPVMDLAQILDIEETIEYEREIVVVTEFNNSVNGFKVSGVRRIYRISWKDLVPLDQTIGDTNCFTGSVSIEGDQILVVDLEHILSTIFPDLIIEDVSEENLIKNERITRDQLQIIFTDDSSTIRTGVSRALKSAGFSNITEFENGFQTLQHLEMNFGNGEQDLSKVVLISDIEMPQMDGLTLCKNVKQNSNLKNIFTIMFSSLINKQMIAKCNAVKADNYVTKPETNQLIQLLDELCIGSAD
- a CDS encoding LysR family transcriptional regulator produces the protein MDIWGLKIFKTVAEEGSISNAASKLNCAQSNVTARVRQLEDELGVSLFYRRHRGVELTAKGEILIGYAKNAVRLIDNAVRAVGDDDSAKGPLLIGTMESTAAVRLPSLFSEYHQVYPEVDLCIKTGTTEELVKKVLDYKLDGAFVAGPIDHSDIVQHPAFEEELVVITEQKIKSLSKLDRPTFLVFRRGCSYRGVLETWARENGVIPGNVMELGTLEGILGFVNVGMGITLFPYSIVSKLNWKNSVRTHRISKKLGHTSTVFIYRKDRIQTKALKTLIQLLKTPSCASCQYIF
- a CDS encoding nitroreductase family protein, whose translation is MDFSKVVTQRRAVNFFDPNKDVPDTLLRQVINMAALTPSSFNLQPWQLIALRDEKDKLRLQKLAMNQPKVSEAPVTLIVLADRSGYKDENPFVERAFHEMIKAGSVTESSRAWFSKARGSLYGKSMESEMAFACKNTGFFAMALMLAAKSLGLDTHPMDGFDHDGVKKEFNIPDRYWIPLLIAVGYFDESKDLAAPKWRKTADEILVRFDEL